A single region of the Bicyclus anynana chromosome 14, ilBicAnyn1.1, whole genome shotgun sequence genome encodes:
- the LOC112046802 gene encoding uncharacterized protein LOC112046802 codes for MLKHTTSSPCHRRSHGGNNLKLQYTLRECYDENVELFVNESLYESQLESIARWLSCNGEVWGMGPTAVFASAAALFLYNELEAMVFVVGDQGQVSLLERSLVCTMVVGMLALMTHLWVCSTRFFQYYLDTVIKDSPSMLLELTTASLLGKNELVPLGPLTRFLRQQQPQIHITVCWFLSLCYADYVRKHYCQRFNMPYLEQWQVELQTRASRGVHSTMQRVNSFVEAVHHRLRPYRQAPSTDAHTGACSICTSSAEVHCATSHVSHEWAGVRNPPPPVCARIVAQASDTTAIAIENLRTFIQDTRCSCAGPQHVKECASCHSNSQKNLHQKTSMHTVRR; via the exons ATGTTAAAGCACACGACGAGCAGTCCTTGCCACCGGCGCTCGCATGGCGGAAACAACCTCAAACTTCAATACACACTGCGTGAGTGTTACGACGAAAATGTAGAACTATTCGTGAACGAG AGTCTATACGAATCCCAGCTAGAGTCGATAGCGCGATGGCTGAGCTGCAACGGGGAGGTGTGGGGGATGGGCCCCACGGCGGTGTTCGCGAGCGCCGCCGCGCTGTTCCTCTACAACGAGCTCGAGGCGATGGTGTTTGTGGTCGGCGACCAGGGCCAGGTCTCGCTGTTAGAGAGGAGCCTCGTG TGCACTATGGTGGTCGGGATGTTGGCGCTGATGACTCACCTCTGGGTGTGCTCCACGCGCTTCTTTCAGTACTATCTGGATACAGTTATTAAAGAC AGCCCAAGTATGCTACTCGAGCTGACGACGGCGAGTTTGCTGGGCAAAAACGAGCTAGTTCCTCTGGGTCCTCTGACCAGATTCCTCCGACAACAGCAGCCTCAGATCCACATCACGGTGTGCTGGTTCCTCTCGCTCTGCTACGCTGACTACGTGAGGAAGCATTACTGCCAGAGGTTCAACATGCCATATCTGGAGCAGTG GCAAGTCGAGCTGCAAACGCGCGCGTCCCGCGGCGTGCACAGCACCATGCAGCGGGTGAACAGTTTCGTAGAAGCGGTGCATCATCGGCTGCGGCCGTACAGGCAGGCGCCCTCCACTGACGCGCACAC TGGAGCGTGCTCGATATGCACATCGTCGGCGGAGGTGCACTGCGCCACCAGCCACGTCTCCCACGAGTGGGCGGGGGTACGCAACCCACCACCCCCAGTCTGCGCTCGCATCGTCGCCCAGGCCAGCGACACCACGGCCATCGCCATCGAAAATCTTCGAACATTCATACAG GATACGCGATGTTCCTGCGCCGGTCCACAGCACGTCAAAGAGTGTGCCTCTTGTCACTCCAATTCCCAAAAGAATCTGCATCAGAAAACATCCATGCATACTGTCCGAAGATGA
- the LOC112053288 gene encoding probable ATP-dependent RNA helicase DDX56, with product MADEKKVMFHEMELDDRILKTISQLGWAHPTLIQETAIPLLLEGKDVLMRARTGSGKTAAFAIPAIQKILNLKNTTSHQCIKALILSPSKELCGQIASVINNLTLKCAREVRCIDISSSADTHIQKSLLLDKPDIVVATPSRALAHLKANNMRLKDDLSLLVVDEADLVFSFGYEDEIKELLGHLPKIYQAVLASATLSDDVLSLKKIVLRNPVTLKLEEPELAPASQLQHYHLFAEEDDKAAILYALLKLNLIRGKSIIFVRTVDRCYKLKLYLEQFKISSCVLNSELPAAVRCLSVEQFNRGRYQIIVASDEKALEKPDGGMLAGEEIGSKKRQKSKRRKDKESGVSRGIDFQHVSNVINFDFPLDVASYVHRAGRTARGNNQGSVLSFVSIREKPLMHAVEEHLSRGFKGQQVLQKYEFALEEVEGFRYRSRDAWRAVTRVAVREARLKEIKQELLNCRKLQGYFEENPTDLAALKRDKALHTVRVQPQLAHVPEYLLPAALRSEQGDDVEAPPAPKKRKQSNKPKFGSAKRHKYQARQSDPLKSFKVKNMTQPAAPSTA from the exons ATGGCAGACGAGAAAAAGGTTATGTTTCATGAAATGGAGTTGGATGATCGAATTTTAAAG ACAATATCACAGCTGGGATGGGCGCATCCAACTCTAATTCAAGAAACTGCAATACCACTGCTGCTGGAAGGTAAAGATGTGTTGATGAGAGCTAGAACAGGCTCCGGAAAAACTGCAGCATTTGCTATACCTGCAATACAGAAAATATTGAATCTAAAGAATACTACTTCACATCAGTGTATAAAGGCTCTCATACTGTCTCCTAGCAAAGAGCTGTGTGGACAG ATAGCGTCAGTAATAAACAACTTGACACTCAAATGTGCCAGAGAAGTACGCTGTATAGACATATCTTCCAGTGCTGACACTCACATACAGAAGTCCTTACTGTTGGACAAGCCAGACATAGTGGTGGCAACTCCGTCCAGGGCATTGGCACATTTGAAGGCTAACAACATGAGGTTGAAGGATGACTTATCACTATTGGTGGTGGATGAAGCAGATTTAGTGTTTTCCTTTGGCTATGAGGATGAAATTAAGGAGCTTTTGGG CCATTTACCAAAAATATATCAAGCAGTGCTCGCATCAGCAACTCTCTCAGATGATGTCCTCAGTCTGAAGAAGATAGTCCTAAGAAACCCAGTCACCCTCAAGCTGGAAGAGCCAGAGCTGGCTCCTGCGTCACAGCTGCAGCACTACCATCTGTTTGCTGAAGAGGACGACAAGGCAGCCATATTGTACGCTCTGCTCAAATTGAACCTTATTAGAGGGAAAAGTATAATATTTGTGAGAACAGTGGACAGGTGTTACAA ACTGAAACTATACCTAGAGCAGTTCAAGATAAGCTCGTGCGTGCTGAACTCTGAGCTGCCGGCTGCTGTGCGCTGCCTGTCGGTGGAGCAGTTCAACCGTGGCCGCTACCAGATCATCGTGGCCTCGGACGAGAAGGCGCTGGAGAAGCCAGATGGAGGGATGTTGGCTGGCGAGGAGATCGGATCCAAGAAACgg CAAAAATCAAAACGGAGAAAAGACAAAGAGTCAGGCGTGTCGCGAGGCATCGACTTCCAGCACGTGTCCAACGTCATCAACTTTGACTTCCCGTTGGACGTGGCGTCCTACGTCCACCGCGCTGGACGCACCGCGCGCGGCAACAATCAG ggTTCAGTCCTGTCGTTTGTGTCGATCCGAGAGAAGCCGCTGATGCATGCTGTGGAGGAGCATTTGTCCAGAGGGTTCAAAGGACAACAAGTTTTACA GAAGTACGAGTTTGCGCTAGAAGAGGTGGAGGGTTTCCGCTACCGGTCGCGGGACGCGTGGCGCGCCGTGACGCGCGTGGCGGTGCGCGAGGCGCGTCTCAAGGAGATCAAGCAGGAGCTGCTCAACTGCCGCAAGCTGCAG GGTTACTTCGAGGAGAACCCCACGGACCTGGCGGCGCTGAAGAGGGACAAGGCCCTCCACACAGTGAGGGTGCAGCCGCAGCTGGCGCACGTGCCGGAGTACCTGCTGCCCGCCGCGTTGCGCAGCGAGCAGGGGGACGATGTGGAGGCGCCCCCTGCACCTAAGAAGAGGAAACAGTCGAATAAACCCAAATTTGGAAGCGCTAAGAGGCATAAATATCAG GCGCGTCAAAGCGATCCGCTGAAGAGTTTCAAGGTGAAGAACATGACTCAGCCGGCGGCGCCGTCGACCGCCTAG
- the LOC112052816 gene encoding uncharacterized protein LOC112052816 — MCYCKSQATLLQIIERAKCGDGRLSAIPTVVWTVGSAAIAHRIIFALFRRFLFRRVPFWEITLQHLLFIWMVMYSVHFWTAIVHVVKFLVKYCYETENSMPTMDDLKSEKLMQQWIIWMCAVLPLALYFHIRPKPVAPPLMIWITTSPWQRREMGAYGYYLSRPLSLHAPALSSRDQALALRRAFSDSSSAVIKESLNLKKRRNSKSI; from the exons ATGTG CTACTGTAAAAGCCAAGCAACCCTGCTGCAGATTATCGAGCGCGCAAAATGTGGGGACGGCCGGCTGTCAGCGATACCCACCGTGGTGTGGACCGTCGGCTCCGCTGCCATCGCGCACCGCATCATATTCGCGTTGTTCAGGAGGTTCCTCTTCAGGCGCGTGCCATTTTGGGAGATCACATTGCAG CACCTACTATTTATATGGATGGTGATGTACAGCGTACACTTCTGGACGGCCATTGTGCATGTCGTGAAGTTCCTCGTCAAATATTGTTATGAGACC GAGAATTCAATGCCCACAATGGATGACCTGAAGAGTGAGAAGCTGATGCAGCAGTGGATCATCTGGATGTGTGCGGTGCTGCCGCTGGCGCTGTACTTCCACATCCGGCCCAAGCCAGTGGCGCCGCCGCTCATGATATG GATCACCACAAGTCCCTGGCAACGGCGCGAGATGGGCGCCTACGGTTACTACCTGAGCCGACCTCTGTCCCTCCACGCGCCCGCCCTGTCCTCGCGAGACCAGGCCCTCGCACTCAGAAGAGCCTTCAGCGACTCCAGTAGCGCTGTCATCAAGGAATCCCTGAATTTGAAGAAGAGGCGAAATTccaaatctatataa